A single window of Deinococcus planocerae DNA harbors:
- a CDS encoding protease complex subunit PrcB family protein, giving the protein MKTSLTAALLLGAGLLAGCSMTGPGNLRVHEVLLYGGTQERIAWVYGDLRGSAQSSVKLGNTAAELRAQVPDPLAVAGTLSVNGRATYRLPTAAVTPKLAVTRDTQGLFNVTLNEASGTVYFTDGRGWSRLSAPAGPGLRGTAVAGLRGAGNLTDAEADALSAALVSQGPLAVAVLNEAGVPDAPLTVEPTPAEYRRTALYVLPNVRTVALPGTATGTVTITPGTPTPGAGQPGGTQTQGQAQGTRVTFTELASGTNAAATTPAVQVATTQSALSALYNLAYGRQTGVPAAPSLGAGGTAVGVFLGQRPTGGYGVRVVGASSQNGVLTLTAEVRSPGEGSITTQALTSPWTIVRVPGTYREVRVVDAQGRPLPGAGGGQIR; this is encoded by the coding sequence ATGAAGACATCCCTGACCGCCGCGCTCCTGCTGGGCGCGGGCCTCCTTGCGGGCTGCTCGATGACCGGCCCCGGCAACCTGAGGGTCCACGAGGTGCTGCTCTACGGCGGCACCCAGGAGCGCATCGCCTGGGTCTACGGCGACCTGCGGGGCTCGGCCCAGAGCAGCGTGAAGCTCGGGAACACGGCGGCGGAACTGCGCGCCCAGGTGCCCGACCCCCTCGCCGTGGCGGGTACCCTCAGCGTCAACGGGAGGGCGACGTACCGGTTGCCGACCGCCGCCGTGACGCCGAAGCTGGCGGTCACGCGCGACACGCAGGGCCTGTTCAACGTGACCCTCAACGAGGCGTCGGGGACCGTGTACTTCACCGACGGGCGGGGCTGGAGCCGCCTGAGCGCTCCGGCGGGCCCGGGCCTGCGGGGCACCGCCGTCGCCGGGCTGCGCGGGGCGGGCAACCTCACCGACGCGGAGGCCGACGCCCTGAGCGCCGCGCTCGTGAGCCAGGGGCCGCTCGCGGTGGCCGTGCTGAACGAGGCGGGCGTGCCCGACGCGCCCCTGACGGTCGAGCCCACCCCCGCCGAGTACCGCCGCACGGCGCTGTACGTGCTCCCGAACGTGCGCACGGTCGCCCTGCCGGGGACGGCCACGGGCACCGTCACGATCACGCCGGGCACCCCCACGCCGGGAGCGGGCCAGCCCGGCGGCACCCAGACACAGGGCCAGGCCCAGGGGACGCGCGTGACCTTCACCGAACTCGCCAGCGGCACGAACGCCGCCGCCACCACCCCGGCGGTGCAGGTCGCCACCACCCAGAGCGCCCTGAGCGCCCTTTACAACCTCGCCTACGGGCGGCAGACGGGCGTGCCCGCCGCGCCGAGTCTGGGGGCGGGCGGCACGGCGGTCGGCGTCTTCCTGGGGCAGCGGCCCACCGGGGGCTACGGGGTGCGGGTCGTGGGCGCGAGCAGCCAGAACGGCGTCCTGACCCTCACCGCCGAGGTGCGCTCGCCGGGAGAGGGCAGCATCACCACCCAGGCGCTGACGAGCCCGTGGACCATCGTGCGCGTGCCCGGCACCTACCGCGAGGTCCGCGTCGTGGACGCCCAGGGCCGACCCCTGCCGGGCGCGGGCGGCGGGCAGATTCGCTGA
- the pckA gene encoding phosphoenolpyruvate carboxykinase (ATP), which translates to MSLTSSNPLQSLGIRHATLHHNPGVDELYEAALRLGEGQVAAGGPLAVRTNKTGRSPKDRFIVEDDLTRGAVWWGGFNTPVSPEVFGNLLGKMTAYAEGRELFVQDVYAGTDPAHRLAVRVVTEMAYHSLFVRNMFVRPTDAEREGFEPDWTVLNIPSFKADPERDGVRSETFILVNFSRKMIIAGGTQYAGENKKGIFGVLNFLLPQQGVMPMHCSANVGAEGDVALFFGLSGTGKTTLSADPSRKLIGDDEHGWTDTGIFNFEGGCYAKVIHLSPEAEPAIHRTTQTYGTVLENVVLREDGTPDLDDGSLTENTRSAYPIEQMGNIVEGGMAGHPKNIVFLTADAFGVLPPLSRLSPEQTMYFFLSGFTAKIPGTEDGVTEPSPTFSTCFGAPFMPRHPGEYARLLATKVQESGARVWLVNTGWTGGQYGQGKRMSIAHTRRLINAALSGELGDVKFIREPFFDLEIPTEVPGVPSEVLNPRDAWADKDAYDRTARKLAGMFRENFKRFEDGVDPKVTASMPEHGRG; encoded by the coding sequence ATGAGCCTGACCAGTTCCAATCCGCTCCAGTCGCTCGGTATTCGTCACGCCACGCTGCACCACAACCCCGGGGTGGACGAGCTGTACGAGGCCGCCCTGCGGCTGGGCGAGGGGCAGGTGGCGGCGGGCGGGCCCCTCGCCGTCCGCACCAACAAGACGGGCCGCAGCCCGAAAGACCGCTTCATCGTGGAAGACGACCTCACCCGCGGCGCGGTGTGGTGGGGCGGCTTCAACACGCCCGTGAGCCCGGAGGTCTTCGGCAACCTGCTGGGGAAGATGACCGCCTACGCCGAGGGCCGTGAACTCTTCGTGCAGGACGTGTACGCCGGAACCGACCCCGCGCACCGCCTCGCCGTGCGGGTGGTGACCGAGATGGCCTACCACTCGCTCTTCGTCCGCAACATGTTCGTGCGCCCCACCGACGCCGAGCGGGAGGGCTTCGAACCCGACTGGACGGTCCTGAACATCCCCTCGTTCAAGGCGGACCCGGAGCGCGACGGCGTGCGCAGCGAGACCTTCATCCTGGTGAATTTCAGCCGGAAGATGATCATCGCGGGAGGCACCCAGTACGCGGGAGAGAACAAGAAGGGCATCTTCGGGGTGCTGAACTTCCTGCTGCCGCAGCAGGGCGTGATGCCGATGCACTGCTCGGCCAACGTGGGCGCAGAAGGGGACGTGGCCCTCTTCTTCGGCCTGAGCGGCACGGGCAAGACGACGCTGAGCGCCGACCCCAGCCGCAAACTCATCGGCGACGACGAGCACGGCTGGACCGACACGGGCATTTTCAACTTCGAGGGCGGCTGCTACGCCAAGGTCATCCACCTGAGCCCCGAGGCCGAGCCTGCCATCCACCGCACCACCCAGACGTACGGCACGGTGCTGGAAAACGTCGTCCTGAGAGAAGACGGCACGCCCGACCTCGACGACGGGTCGCTGACCGAGAACACCCGCAGCGCCTATCCCATCGAGCAGATGGGCAACATCGTGGAGGGGGGGATGGCGGGCCACCCCAAGAACATCGTCTTCCTCACCGCCGACGCCTTCGGGGTGCTGCCGCCATTGAGCCGCCTGAGCCCCGAGCAGACGATGTACTTTTTTCTCAGCGGCTTCACGGCCAAGATTCCCGGCACCGAGGACGGCGTGACCGAGCCCAGCCCCACCTTCTCGACCTGTTTCGGGGCGCCCTTCATGCCCCGGCACCCCGGCGAGTACGCCCGGCTGCTGGCGACGAAGGTGCAGGAGAGCGGTGCCCGCGTGTGGCTGGTGAACACGGGCTGGACCGGCGGGCAGTACGGCCAGGGCAAGCGCATGAGCATCGCCCACACGAGACGGCTGATCAACGCCGCCCTCTCGGGCGAACTGGGCGACGTGAAGTTCATCCGCGAGCCCTTCTTCGATCTGGAGATTCCCACCGAGGTGCCCGGCGTGCCCAGCGAGGTCCTCAACCCGCGCGACGCCTGGGCCGACAAGGACGCCTACGACCGCACCGCCCGCAAGCTGGCGGGGATGTTCCGCGAGAATTTCAAGCGCTTCGAGGACGGGGTAGACCCCAAGGTCACGGCGAGTATGCCGGAGCACGGGAGGGGGTAA
- a CDS encoding EamA family transporter, producing MPRVRRALPPSLPPIPALLFSMLSIQGGAAFAKTLFPTLGAAGTTALRVTLAAALLSLIFRPNLRALSPAAWRAVIPYGAALGLMNLTFYLSLTRLPLGLAVTLEFVGPLVLSLALSRRAQDLAWVALAALGIVLIAPHGGEGGTLDPLGAALALTAGAFWALYILAGGAVGRRVPGVTGVVAGMLVAAVVTLPFGLIQAGTGLLAPAALLAGLAVAVLSSALPYSLEMAALRALPARVFGVLMSLEPALAALSGLLFLSERLTPLQWLAMLCVIAASAGISLSGERRVVEVEPAN from the coding sequence ATGCCACGCGTGCGCCGCGCCCTGCCCCCCTCGCTGCCCCCCATCCCGGCGCTGCTCTTCTCCATGCTGAGCATCCAGGGCGGCGCGGCTTTCGCCAAGACGCTCTTTCCCACCCTTGGCGCGGCGGGGACGACGGCCCTCCGCGTGACCCTGGCCGCCGCCCTCCTGAGCCTCATCTTCCGCCCTAACCTGCGCGCCCTGTCCCCGGCAGCGTGGCGGGCCGTCATCCCCTACGGCGCCGCCCTCGGGCTGATGAACCTGACCTTCTACCTCTCGCTGACGCGGCTGCCGCTGGGGCTGGCCGTCACGCTGGAGTTCGTGGGGCCGCTGGTGCTGTCGCTCGCCCTGTCGCGGCGGGCCCAGGACCTGGCCTGGGTGGCGCTCGCTGCGCTCGGCATCGTCCTGATCGCGCCGCACGGGGGAGAGGGCGGCACCCTCGATCCGCTCGGTGCGGCGCTGGCCCTGACTGCCGGGGCCTTCTGGGCGCTGTATATCCTGGCGGGCGGGGCGGTCGGGAGGCGGGTGCCGGGCGTGACCGGAGTCGTGGCGGGGATGCTCGTCGCGGCGGTCGTGACCCTGCCCTTCGGCCTGATTCAGGCGGGGACCGGGCTGCTCGCCCCTGCTGCCCTCCTCGCGGGGCTGGCCGTCGCCGTCTTGTCGAGCGCCCTGCCCTACAGCCTGGAGATGGCGGCCCTGCGCGCCCTGCCCGCCCGCGTCTTCGGCGTGCTGATGAGCCTGGAGCCCGCCCTCGCTGCCCTGAGCGGCCTGCTCTTCCTGAGCGAGCGCCTGACCCCGCTGCAATGGCTGGCGATGCTCTGCGTGATCGCCGCCAGCGCGGGCATCAGCCTGAGCGGAGAGAGGAGGGTAGTGGAGGTGGAACCGGCGAATTGA
- the glgP gene encoding alpha-glucan family phosphorylase, whose amino-acid sequence MNVIGKVTVLPQLPRSIGRLSELAYNLYWSWTPHAQSLYQDLDPEVWERFQHNPVRTLLEVPQERLAHAAANPDYLARYERVIADFDAYMTKQDTWASQNAPGLAPVAYFSMEYGFHESLPIYSGGLGVLAGDHCKSASDLGLPFTAVGMLFHQGYFRQMLGKDGWQQEAYDELDLTTLPIRPALTPDGQEARVSVRIGARAVHIRVWELAVGRIKVLLLDANVPENSEDDRKLTARLYGGNQELRVQQYVLLGVAGIRALRLLNVPAGVYHMNEGHAALLGLERMREFVEAGLDFRTALEAVASSTLFTTHTPVAAGNDAFAYDLMDRHLGKWPGLLGVSRDDLYALARHEQFWDNHWVPTFSMTVFALNMSRAANGVSELHGEVSRDMWKFLYEGAEAGEVPIGHVTNGAHNLTFTSQPMRGLLGSVLPADWTERLEDEAMWEAVEELSDTQLSDVQLEMKREMVTFVRRSLKAQMIRNGASAADVAATDTVLSENALTIGFARRFATYKRATLLFRDKARLSRIVNDPERPVQFVFAGKAHPADNPGKAFIQEIYRVSQEPEFRGKIVILENYDMSVARQLVQGVDIWLNNPRRPLEASGTSGMKASFNGSPNFSILDGWWREGYDTTNGWPIGEEREYSDLNAQDDADAYSLYSTLETEIVPLYYGTGGQRSGWAKTVRRAIRTVSPRFSMQRQVIDYVQKYYLPLTARGAEVSADGGRRAREIASWKTWVRQQWPYTTLHATANLPTTARPGERVEVRASVNPAGIRPEELQVEAVLKRGEQVTRVPLTHDGDGKFSAQVPLDDSGLYSVGVRMVPEIEGLSNPLEAGLIKWA is encoded by the coding sequence ATGAACGTCATCGGCAAGGTCACCGTGCTGCCGCAACTGCCCCGCTCAATCGGGCGGTTGTCGGAACTCGCCTACAACCTGTACTGGTCGTGGACCCCACACGCCCAGTCGCTCTACCAGGACCTCGACCCCGAGGTTTGGGAGCGCTTCCAACACAACCCGGTTCGCACGCTGCTCGAGGTCCCGCAGGAGCGGCTGGCCCACGCCGCCGCCAACCCCGACTATCTGGCGCGCTACGAGCGGGTGATCGCCGACTTCGACGCGTACATGACGAAGCAAGACACCTGGGCGAGCCAGAACGCCCCTGGCCTCGCGCCCGTCGCCTACTTCAGCATGGAGTACGGCTTCCACGAGTCGCTGCCGATCTACAGCGGTGGCCTCGGCGTGCTGGCGGGCGACCACTGCAAGAGTGCCTCCGACCTGGGGCTGCCCTTCACGGCGGTGGGGATGCTCTTCCACCAGGGCTACTTCCGGCAGATGCTGGGCAAGGACGGCTGGCAGCAGGAGGCGTACGACGAACTCGACCTCACCACCCTGCCCATCCGGCCCGCGCTGACCCCGGACGGGCAGGAGGCGCGCGTGTCCGTCCGGATCGGGGCCCGTGCCGTCCATATCCGGGTGTGGGAACTCGCCGTGGGGCGCATCAAGGTGCTGCTCCTCGACGCAAACGTGCCCGAGAACAGCGAGGACGACCGCAAGCTCACCGCGCGGCTGTACGGCGGCAACCAGGAACTGCGGGTGCAGCAGTACGTGCTGCTGGGGGTGGCGGGCATCCGGGCGCTCAGGCTGCTGAACGTCCCCGCGGGCGTGTACCACATGAACGAGGGCCACGCCGCCCTGCTCGGCCTGGAGCGGATGCGCGAGTTCGTGGAGGCGGGCCTCGATTTCCGCACCGCGCTGGAGGCGGTGGCGAGCAGCACCCTCTTTACCACCCACACGCCGGTCGCCGCCGGGAACGACGCCTTCGCCTACGACCTGATGGACCGCCACCTCGGCAAGTGGCCGGGCCTGCTGGGCGTCAGCCGCGACGACCTCTATGCCCTCGCCCGCCACGAGCAGTTCTGGGACAACCACTGGGTGCCCACCTTCTCCATGACCGTCTTCGCCCTCAACATGAGCCGCGCGGCGAACGGGGTCTCCGAACTCCACGGCGAGGTCAGCCGCGACATGTGGAAGTTCCTCTACGAGGGCGCCGAGGCGGGCGAGGTGCCCATCGGCCACGTCACGAACGGGGCGCACAACCTCACCTTCACGAGCCAGCCCATGCGCGGGCTGCTGGGCAGCGTCTTGCCCGCCGACTGGACCGAGCGGCTGGAGGACGAGGCGATGTGGGAGGCCGTGGAGGAGCTGTCGGACACCCAGCTCTCCGACGTGCAGCTCGAAATGAAGCGCGAGATGGTCACCTTCGTGCGCCGCAGCCTCAAGGCCCAGATGATCCGCAACGGGGCCTCCGCCGCCGACGTGGCCGCGACCGACACGGTGCTCTCGGAGAATGCCCTGACCATCGGCTTCGCGCGCAGATTTGCCACCTACAAGCGCGCGACCCTGCTCTTCCGCGACAAGGCGCGGCTCAGCCGCATCGTGAACGACCCCGAGCGCCCGGTGCAGTTCGTCTTCGCGGGCAAGGCGCACCCGGCGGACAACCCCGGCAAGGCGTTCATCCAGGAGATCTACCGCGTGTCCCAGGAGCCCGAGTTCCGCGGCAAGATCGTGATCCTGGAGAACTACGACATGAGCGTCGCCCGCCAGCTCGTGCAGGGGGTAGACATCTGGCTGAACAACCCCCGCCGCCCGCTGGAGGCCTCCGGCACGAGCGGCATGAAGGCGAGCTTCAACGGCTCTCCCAACTTCTCGATCCTCGACGGCTGGTGGCGGGAGGGCTATGACACCACCAACGGCTGGCCCATCGGAGAGGAGCGCGAGTACAGTGACCTGAACGCCCAGGACGACGCCGACGCCTACAGCCTCTACAGCACGCTGGAGACCGAGATCGTGCCCCTGTACTACGGCACGGGCGGGCAGCGCAGCGGCTGGGCGAAGACGGTGCGCCGCGCCATCCGGACGGTGAGCCCGCGCTTTTCGATGCAGCGGCAGGTCATCGACTACGTGCAGAAATACTATCTGCCCCTCACGGCGCGGGGCGCGGAGGTGAGCGCCGACGGGGGCAGGCGGGCGCGCGAGATCGCCTCGTGGAAGACCTGGGTGCGCCAGCAGTGGCCGTACACGACCCTGCACGCCACGGCGAACCTCCCCACCACCGCCCGGCCCGGCGAGCGCGTCGAGGTCCGCGCGAGCGTCAACCCCGCCGGAATCCGCCCGGAAGAACTCCAGGTCGAGGCCGTCCTCAAGCGCGGCGAACAGGTCACCCGCGTGCCCCTGACCCACGACGGCGACGGCAAGTTCAGCGCCCAGGTGCCCCTCGACGACAGCGGCCTGTACTCCGTCGGCGTCCGCATGGTCCCCGAGATCGAGGGCCTGAGCAACCCGCTGGAGGCCGGGCTGATCAAGTGGGCGTGA
- a CDS encoding inositol monophosphatase family protein — MTDLAAALTVAVEAARTAGAIHRAHAGKALTIRSKSTYSDLVTEVDALSEAAIRDVIARTYPDHAVLGEEEGLGGGVGDAPFRWVVDPLDGTVNYAHGFPFSCVSIGLEERGERVVGVVFDPNRDELFTATRGGGAFLNGSPIRVSETPTLTTPALVSTGFPYDASGEGNLALVARLLRLGVPVRRPGAAALDLCYVACGRTDAYWEFGLKPWDSAAGSLILEEAGGTVTGRGGEATPYAPMIVATNGRVHGELLALLREG, encoded by the coding sequence ATGACCGACCTCGCCGCCGCCCTGACCGTCGCCGTGGAGGCGGCCCGCACCGCCGGGGCCATCCACCGCGCGCACGCCGGAAAGGCCCTCACCATCCGCTCCAAGTCCACCTACAGCGACCTCGTGACCGAGGTGGACGCGCTCTCCGAGGCCGCCATCCGCGACGTGATTGCCCGCACGTACCCGGATCACGCCGTCCTGGGCGAGGAGGAGGGCCTGGGCGGCGGCGTGGGGGACGCCCCCTTCCGCTGGGTGGTCGATCCCCTCGACGGCACCGTGAACTACGCGCACGGCTTCCCCTTCTCCTGCGTGAGCATCGGGCTGGAGGAACGCGGCGAGCGGGTGGTCGGCGTCGTCTTCGATCCTAACCGCGACGAACTCTTCACCGCCACGCGCGGGGGCGGCGCCTTCCTGAACGGCTCGCCCATCCGCGTGAGCGAGACGCCCACCCTGACGACCCCGGCCCTGGTGTCCACCGGCTTTCCCTACGACGCGAGCGGGGAGGGGAACCTCGCCCTCGTCGCGCGGCTGTTGCGGCTCGGGGTGCCCGTTCGCCGACCGGGGGCCGCCGCGCTCGACCTGTGTTACGTCGCCTGCGGGCGCACCGACGCCTACTGGGAGTTCGGCCTCAAGCCCTGGGACAGCGCCGCCGGAAGCCTGATCCTGGAGGAGGCGGGGGGCACGGTCACGGGCCGCGGCGGCGAGGCCACCCCCTACGCCCCCATGATCGTGGCGACGAACGGGCGGGTGCACGGGGAACTCCTCGCCCTGCTGCGGGAGGGGTGA
- the purB gene encoding adenylosuccinate lyase — protein MIDRYLTPEMRALWSEASKYRAWLRVELAAMQAQAAHGEVPRGAFEALTARAEAGPLDDAFAVRVAEIEAVTRHDIVAFTRALTERYGKEARFIHHGLTSTDVVDTAQNLLLDEALGLIEADVRALRDVCRDQAVTYKLTPTVGRTHGIHAEPMTFGLKFLNWMATLGRDLERLAAARRRVQVVMLSGSVGTYAHVSPRIEEEVAAAWGWQAAPVTNQTLARDRHAEVLSALAILGTTLEKIAVEIRHLQRSEVREAMEPFGKGQTGSSSMPHKKNPILTENVTGLARLLRGYLVTGLEDVALWHERDISHSSAERVILPDATSAASYATRRLTGVLRDLVVFPERMLRNLNDLGGLVFSQRVLHALIDEKGMSREAAYDLVQRHALRSWETGEGLRDLLKADTENPLTETELDAAFDLGWYLRHVGEIYGRFGL, from the coding sequence GTGATCGACCGTTACCTGACCCCCGAGATGCGCGCCCTGTGGAGCGAGGCGAGCAAGTACCGCGCGTGGCTGCGGGTCGAACTCGCCGCCATGCAGGCCCAGGCCGCCCACGGCGAGGTGCCCCGGGGGGCCTTCGAGGCGCTGACGGCCCGCGCGGAAGCCGGTCCCCTCGACGACGCCTTCGCCGTGCGGGTGGCCGAGATCGAGGCGGTCACCCGGCACGACATCGTGGCCTTTACCCGGGCGCTCACCGAGCGGTACGGCAAGGAGGCCCGCTTTATCCACCACGGCCTGACGAGCACGGACGTGGTGGACACGGCGCAAAACCTGCTGCTGGACGAGGCGCTGGGGCTGATCGAGGCGGACGTGCGGGCGCTGCGGGACGTGTGCCGCGACCAGGCCGTCACCTATAAGCTCACGCCCACGGTGGGCCGCACCCACGGCATCCACGCCGAGCCCATGACCTTCGGGCTGAAGTTCCTGAACTGGATGGCGACCTTGGGCCGCGACCTGGAGCGGCTGGCGGCGGCGCGGAGGCGGGTGCAGGTCGTCATGCTCTCGGGCTCGGTGGGCACCTACGCGCACGTCTCCCCCCGCATCGAGGAGGAGGTCGCCGCCGCCTGGGGCTGGCAGGCGGCCCCCGTCACCAACCAAACGCTCGCGCGGGACCGGCACGCCGAAGTCTTGAGCGCCCTCGCCATCCTGGGCACCACCCTGGAGAAGATCGCGGTCGAGATTCGTCACCTCCAGCGCTCCGAGGTGCGCGAGGCGATGGAGCCCTTCGGCAAGGGGCAGACGGGCAGTTCCTCCATGCCGCACAAGAAAAACCCCATCCTGACCGAGAACGTGACCGGCCTCGCCCGGCTGCTGCGCGGCTACCTCGTCACCGGCCTGGAGGACGTCGCCCTCTGGCACGAGCGCGACATCAGCCACTCCAGCGCCGAGCGCGTCATCCTGCCCGACGCCACGAGTGCGGCGAGCTACGCCACCCGGCGCCTGACGGGCGTGCTGCGTGATCTCGTGGTCTTCCCCGAGAGGATGCTGCGGAATCTGAACGACCTCGGCGGTCTCGTCTTCAGCCAGCGGGTGCTGCACGCCCTGATCGACGAGAAGGGCATGAGCCGCGAAGCCGCCTACGACCTCGTGCAGCGCCACGCCCTGAGAAGCTGGGAGACGGGCGAGGGCCTGCGCGACCTGCTGAAGGCCGACACCGAAAACCCCCTTACTGAAACGGAACTCGACGCCGCCTTCGACCTGGGGTGGTATCTGCGGCACGTGGGGGAGATTTACGGGCGGTTCGGGCTGTAG
- a CDS encoding phage holin family protein, with translation MGFLIRLLVNALALYLVTRVYAGVSFAPGAGAGAVILAALVLGIVNALIRPVLLLLSLPINLLTLGLFTLVVNGVVLLIVAAVTALNVAGFGAAIVGALVLTVIAWALDLVVNALGLDGRRD, from the coding sequence ATGGGCTTCCTGATTCGACTGCTCGTGAACGCGCTGGCGCTGTACCTCGTGACGCGGGTGTACGCGGGCGTGAGCTTCGCGCCGGGGGCGGGCGCGGGCGCCGTGATTCTCGCCGCCCTCGTGCTGGGGATCGTGAACGCGCTCATCCGGCCCGTGCTGCTGCTGCTCAGTCTGCCGATCAACCTGCTCACGCTGGGGCTGTTCACGCTCGTGGTGAACGGCGTGGTGCTGCTCATCGTGGCGGCGGTGACGGCGCTGAACGTGGCGGGCTTCGGGGCCGCGATTGTCGGCGCCCTGGTCCTGACGGTCATCGCGTGGGCGCTCGACCTCGTGGTGAACGCGCTCGGGCTGGACGGGAGGCGGGATTGA
- the panC gene encoding pantoate--beta-alanine ligase, protein MTAPRTPSLVTTPEELRAALADGGRVGLVPTMGYLHEGHARLIERARAESDTVVVSVFVNPRQFGPREDLSRYPRDLTRDLGVAGAAGADLLFHPGVEVMYPPGYATNVTVGGVSEPLEGSSRPGHFDGVATVVLKLLGLVGPDRAYFGEKDWQQLAVVRRMVRDLNVPAQIVGVPTVREASGLALSSRNSYLTPEGQERAAVLSRALRAVQAAASRGERDTARLRQAGLDVLAGEPEVSLDYLTVVGGDMAERERVENDPMTRVLVAARMFGVRLIDNLPLWPDLPRQAGGEGT, encoded by the coding sequence TTGACCGCTCCCCGCACACCGTCCCTCGTCACCACTCCCGAGGAGTTGCGCGCCGCCCTGGCAGATGGGGGCCGCGTCGGCCTCGTTCCCACGATGGGCTACCTGCACGAGGGACACGCGCGGCTGATCGAGCGGGCGCGGGCCGAGAGCGACACCGTGGTCGTGAGCGTCTTCGTCAACCCCCGGCAGTTCGGCCCCCGGGAGGACCTGAGCCGCTACCCGCGCGACCTGACGCGCGACCTGGGCGTGGCGGGAGCGGCGGGCGCCGACCTGCTCTTCCACCCCGGCGTGGAGGTGATGTACCCGCCGGGCTACGCGACGAACGTCACCGTGGGAGGCGTGTCGGAACCGCTGGAGGGCAGCTCGCGGCCCGGGCATTTCGACGGGGTGGCAACGGTGGTCCTCAAGCTGCTTGGCCTCGTGGGGCCGGACCGGGCGTACTTCGGGGAGAAGGACTGGCAGCAGCTCGCGGTCGTGCGGCGAATGGTGCGCGACCTGAACGTGCCTGCCCAGATCGTCGGGGTGCCTACGGTGCGGGAGGCCTCGGGGCTGGCGCTGAGCAGCCGCAACAGCTACCTGACGCCGGAGGGGCAGGAGCGGGCCGCCGTGCTCTCGCGGGCGCTGAGGGCGGTGCAGGCGGCGGCCTCGCGTGGTGAGCGCGACACGGCCCGGCTGCGGCAGGCGGGGCTGGACGTGCTCGCGGGGGAGCCCGAGGTCAGCCTGGACTACCTCACGGTGGTGGGCGGTGACATGGCGGAAAGAGAGCGTGTGGAGAATGATCCCATGACCCGCGTTCTGGTGGCCGCCCGGATGTTCGGCGTGAGGCTCATCGACAACCTGCCCCTGTGGCCGGACCTCCCGCGGCAGGCGGGCGGGGAAGGCACGTGA
- a CDS encoding PilT/PilU family type 4a pilus ATPase, giving the protein MTLEDLLREMVAQRVSDVHLQVGSPPMGRVDGALLPFGTQPLTPADTRALAQSLLSPGQWDDFEYRNEVDLAYSVSGLARFRCNVFRQRGAVGVVMRVVADAVPGFEALGLPVEVMYGFAAAPRGLILVTGPTGSGKTTTLASLIDHINRTYPYNIITLEDPIEILHRNRKSLVVQREIGSDTRDFRTALKYALRQDPDVIMIGEMRDKETVEAALTAAQTGHLVLSTLHTQDAVRSVNRIIDLFQPFERDQIRHLLAESLVGIVSQRLLKRADGLGRVLGTEVLIATPLVREYVKDEEKTALIKDAMIEDNIRGMQTFDQTLVGLYRHHLITLQEALDAATSPHELRLMVNQAGLAY; this is encoded by the coding sequence GTGACCCTCGAAGACCTCCTGCGGGAGATGGTGGCCCAGCGGGTCTCGGACGTGCACCTCCAGGTGGGCAGCCCGCCGATGGGGCGGGTGGACGGGGCGCTCCTGCCCTTCGGCACCCAGCCGCTCACGCCGGCGGACACCCGGGCGCTCGCGCAGTCGCTCCTGAGCCCGGGGCAGTGGGACGACTTCGAGTACCGCAACGAGGTGGACCTCGCCTACAGCGTCTCCGGCCTCGCCCGCTTCCGCTGCAACGTGTTCCGGCAGCGCGGCGCGGTCGGCGTCGTCATGCGGGTCGTGGCGGACGCCGTGCCCGGCTTCGAGGCGCTCGGGCTGCCGGTCGAGGTCATGTACGGCTTCGCGGCGGCGCCCCGGGGCCTGATCCTGGTCACCGGGCCCACGGGCAGCGGCAAGACGACCACGCTCGCATCTCTCATCGACCATATCAACCGCACGTACCCGTACAACATCATCACCCTCGAAGACCCCATCGAGATCTTGCACCGCAACCGCAAGAGCCTCGTCGTGCAGCGCGAGATCGGCTCGGACACGCGCGACTTCCGCACGGCCCTCAAGTACGCCCTGCGGCAAGACCCCGACGTGATCATGATCGGCGAGATGCGCGACAAGGAGACGGTGGAGGCCGCGCTGACCGCCGCGCAGACCGGGCACCTCGTGCTGAGCACCCTGCACACGCAAGACGCCGTGCGGTCGGTCAACCGCATCATCGACCTCTTCCAACCCTTCGAGCGCGACCAGATTCGCCACCTCCTCGCCGAGTCCTTGGTCGGCATCGTCAGCCAGCGGCTGCTCAAACGGGCGGACGGTCTGGGGCGGGTGCTCGGCACCGAGGTCCTGATCGCCACGCCCCTCGTGCGCGAGTACGTCAAGGACGAGGAAAAGACGGCCCTGATCAAGGACGCGATGATCGAGGACAACATCCGGGGGATGCAGACTTTCGACCAGACCCTCGTGGGGCTCTACCGCCACCACCTCATCACGCTGCAAGAAGCCCTCGACGCCGCCACCAGCCCGCACGAACTCCGGCTGATGGTCAACCAGGCGGGCCTCGCTTACTGA